A region of the Geomonas subterranea genome:
GCTCCTCAAAATGAAAGAGGAGACGCTTAAAGAGATTAACAAGACTGTCAAGTCCGGTTCCGATGCACCGATCAATGAGCCGAGCGGCGACATCTATGACCAGGCCTCCAGCGAGCGCGATCGTGAACTCGGCCTTTTGCTGGGCGACCGGGAGCGCGAGAAATTGCGTAATATAGACGAGGCATTACTGCGTCTGGAAGAAGGTGAGTAC
Encoded here:
- a CDS encoding TraR/DksA family transcriptional regulator, producing the protein MTEKPEEMKAMLLKMKEETLKEINKTVKSGSDAPINEPSGDIYDQASSERDRELGLLLGDREREKLRNIDEALLRLEEGEYGICEECEEEIPIGRLKIVPFARHCVKCKADLEKQQAQTKRFEEDRAYREIALGEEEEG